A window of the Acidovorax sp. YS12 genome harbors these coding sequences:
- a CDS encoding AAA family ATPase, translating to MKLKNIRIRNFRTVGAEQSLDLEHGLTIVGPNSTGKTNLLRAVEMLFTGVDNQHGYDADHDLTFGESTAQTGMIATFVGSEDTDADFFGLYSDLSQMLETPKEIKSDISLYLYFTKTGTPVYKFFSNETIKASLKAQFSRKQIQTLTALFEKFVCHYVPSSKSISDLYASLLLPFVRRSISGLLQDKLTEIDARLADIASHLDEQLKLAGLPKIKSSFTLPNNSLEQLLSYFDFKLADPHTTSIDRKGMGIQAASILSSFLWITREESKLNKSTIWLVEEPESYLHPELAGPCSSMLEQLRSESLLITTTHSLGFVPSDPRQVVGTSLDEHGRTKVTTYKTYFEATAHIRSALGVKFSDYYNLGTLNCFVEGKSDREVLNWALGKITPTEDGAYVWSHARKCEFLDFTGISGLEGFLKATYAYIHKERAVVVLIDGDSAGNKTRTNLQQYFGQHQIQFHANSEFISLHNGFALEGLFPHNWIKDLHDQHSSWFSEYSVDVAGSLQPFTLKSESSKVQLRNALIERAEQATDLDWASRFIEVLSALDSCLAKKATALGAA from the coding sequence GTGAAACTCAAGAACATTCGAATCCGCAACTTCCGAACGGTCGGGGCCGAGCAGTCACTTGACTTAGAGCATGGCTTGACAATCGTCGGCCCAAACAGCACAGGCAAGACAAATTTGCTTCGCGCAGTGGAGATGCTCTTCACGGGCGTTGACAATCAGCACGGATACGACGCAGATCACGATCTCACATTCGGCGAGTCAACTGCCCAAACGGGCATGATCGCAACTTTCGTGGGATCAGAAGATACCGATGCCGACTTCTTTGGTCTCTACAGCGATCTCAGCCAAATGCTAGAGACTCCGAAGGAAATCAAATCCGATATCTCTCTATATCTGTACTTCACAAAAACAGGAACACCAGTCTATAAGTTTTTCTCCAACGAAACGATTAAGGCAAGCCTCAAAGCTCAGTTCTCGCGCAAACAGATCCAGACGCTAACAGCTCTATTTGAAAAGTTCGTCTGTCATTACGTCCCATCATCAAAGAGCATCTCCGATCTTTACGCATCGCTCCTTCTTCCTTTTGTCCGTCGGTCTATCTCAGGCCTTTTGCAGGACAAGCTGACAGAGATTGATGCACGGTTAGCAGATATCGCCAGCCATCTTGATGAACAACTAAAGCTTGCTGGTCTTCCCAAGATTAAGTCCTCTTTCACTCTGCCCAACAACTCACTTGAGCAACTCCTATCGTACTTTGACTTCAAGCTGGCCGATCCACACACTACATCAATTGACAGAAAGGGGATGGGCATTCAGGCTGCGTCGATCTTGTCTTCGTTCTTATGGATCACACGTGAGGAATCCAAACTGAACAAGTCTACTATCTGGCTTGTTGAGGAACCGGAGTCATACCTTCATCCGGAGTTAGCAGGCCCGTGCAGTAGCATGCTGGAGCAACTCCGCAGTGAGTCGCTCCTGATTACCACTACCCACTCTCTTGGCTTTGTTCCGAGCGATCCGCGGCAAGTAGTCGGTACATCTCTAGACGAGCATGGACGAACAAAAGTCACAACATATAAGACCTACTTCGAAGCGACAGCGCACATTCGCAGTGCCTTGGGAGTTAAATTTAGTGACTACTACAACCTCGGCACTCTCAATTGCTTCGTTGAAGGAAAGTCAGACCGAGAGGTTCTCAATTGGGCATTAGGCAAGATCACGCCAACGGAAGATGGCGCCTATGTTTGGTCTCATGCACGAAAGTGTGAGTTTCTCGACTTTACGGGAATCTCCGGGTTGGAAGGATTCCTCAAGGCAACCTACGCGTACATCCATAAGGAACGGGCTGTTGTCGTTTTAATTGATGGCGACTCCGCTGGTAACAAGACAAGAACAAACTTGCAACAGTACTTTGGCCAGCATCAAATTCAGTTCCATGCAAACTCAGAGTTCATCTCCCTACACAATGGGTTCGCACTCGAAGGTTTGTTTCCTCACAACTGGATCAAGGATCTGCACGATCAACATTCCAGTTGGTTTTCGGAGTACTCTGTAGACGTTGCAGGCTCACTCCAGCCTTTCACGCTAAAGAGCGAAAGCAGCAAAGTACAGCTTCGTAATGCTCTCATTGAGCGTGCCGAGCAAGCCACGGATCTCGATTGGGCCAGTCGATTTATCGAGGTGCTCTCAGCTCTCGACTCCTGCCTGGCAAAGAAGGCGACGGCCCTAGGTGCAGCCTAA
- a CDS encoding MerR family transcriptional regulator, with protein MKIGELAGRTGLAASRIRFYERIGLLKAVERQANGYRSYPADAVLTLQLITAGQRAGFSLDELRTLLPNGLAQWEHGTLVETLRRKVQDIEALQAQLAQSKAHLLELVAQIEAKPQDMDCAANARRVLAEMRLDAAPAKG; from the coding sequence ATGAAAATCGGAGAACTCGCCGGGCGCACCGGCCTGGCCGCCTCGCGCATCCGCTTCTACGAACGCATCGGCCTGCTCAAGGCCGTGGAGCGCCAGGCCAACGGCTACCGCAGCTACCCCGCCGATGCGGTGCTGACGCTGCAACTGATCACCGCCGGGCAGCGTGCGGGCTTCAGCCTGGACGAACTGCGCACGCTGCTGCCCAATGGCCTGGCGCAGTGGGAGCACGGCACCCTGGTCGAGACGCTGCGCCGCAAGGTGCAGGACATCGAGGCGCTGCAGGCGCAACTGGCGCAAAGCAAGGCGCATTTGCTGGAACTGGTGGCGCAGATCGAGGCCAAGCCCCAGGACATGGACTGCGCCGCCAACGCCCGGCGCGTGCTGGCGGAGATGCGGCTGGATGCAGCGCCCGCCAAGGGTTGA
- a CDS encoding HU family DNA-binding protein: MNRTDLVATLAAENDLSKTAANAVLDTLIETIQTAVKKGDAVQLVGFGTFKSAKRAARTGKNPSTGAAIKIPASTVPKFVAGAKFKAVVDPKAAKRKAEKAGK, from the coding sequence ATGAACCGCACCGACCTCGTTGCAACCCTTGCCGCCGAGAACGACCTCTCCAAGACGGCCGCCAACGCCGTGCTCGACACGCTGATCGAAACCATCCAGACCGCCGTGAAGAAGGGCGATGCGGTGCAACTGGTCGGCTTCGGCACGTTCAAGTCCGCCAAACGCGCCGCGCGCACCGGCAAGAACCCCTCTACGGGCGCCGCCATCAAGATCCCTGCATCCACGGTGCCCAAGTTCGTGGCTGGCGCTAAGTTCAAGGCCGTGGTAGACCCCAAGGCTGCCAAGCGCAAGGCCGAGAAGGCTGGCAAATAA
- a CDS encoding MFS transporter: MSAVADDRLPLASLLALAMAAFITILTEALPAGLLPQMAQGLAVSEAWAGQTVTVYAIGSLVAAIPLTAATQGVRRRPLLLAAIAGFVAANTVTTFSGSYVLTMVARFLAGVSAGLLWALLAGYAARMVPEHQKGRAIAIAMAGTPLALSLGVPAGTFLGNLVGWRMCFGIMSALALLLMVWVHIKLPDFAGQAAGRRLPLGHVFTVAGVRPVLFVVLAFVLAHNVLYTYIAPFLAAAGMADRTDVVLLVFGVTSLLGIWIIGVLIDRHLRALTLASTALFGLSALALGVAGDAPVVVYAAVAAWGLAFGGAATLFQTALAKTAGEAADVAQSMLVTAWNTAIAGGGMAGGVLLERLGVGAFAPALLVLLAATLVVVWAARRHGFPAPALAASACPAIADRQAQARP, encoded by the coding sequence ATGAGCGCCGTTGCCGATGACCGCCTGCCGCTGGCGTCGTTGCTGGCACTGGCGATGGCGGCTTTCATCACCATCCTGACCGAAGCACTACCCGCCGGACTGCTGCCGCAGATGGCGCAGGGCCTGGCGGTGTCCGAGGCCTGGGCTGGCCAGACAGTGACGGTCTACGCCATCGGTTCGCTGGTGGCGGCAATTCCGCTGACCGCTGCCACGCAGGGCGTGCGGCGGCGCCCGCTGCTGCTGGCGGCCATCGCGGGCTTCGTCGCCGCCAATACCGTCACGACGTTCTCCGGCAGCTATGTCCTGACGATGGTTGCACGCTTCCTGGCGGGTGTGTCGGCCGGACTGTTGTGGGCGCTGCTGGCGGGCTATGCCGCGCGCATGGTGCCCGAGCATCAGAAGGGCCGGGCCATCGCCATTGCGATGGCCGGAACGCCATTGGCGCTGTCGCTGGGCGTGCCGGCCGGCACCTTCCTCGGCAACTTGGTCGGCTGGCGGATGTGCTTCGGCATCATGAGCGCGCTGGCGCTGCTGCTCATGGTGTGGGTGCACATCAAGTTGCCGGACTTCGCCGGGCAGGCGGCGGGCAGGCGGCTGCCGCTGGGCCATGTATTCACCGTGGCTGGTGTCCGCCCAGTGCTGTTCGTGGTGCTGGCCTTCGTGCTGGCGCACAACGTCCTCTATACCTACATCGCGCCGTTCCTTGCGGCGGCGGGCATGGCCGACCGGACGGACGTGGTGCTGCTGGTGTTCGGCGTGACCTCGCTGTTGGGCATCTGGATCATCGGCGTGCTGATCGACCGCCACCTGCGTGCGCTGACACTTGCCAGCACGGCCCTGTTCGGCCTGTCCGCACTGGCGCTGGGCGTGGCGGGCGATGCGCCGGTCGTGGTCTATGCGGCGGTGGCCGCCTGGGGCCTGGCCTTCGGTGGTGCGGCGACGCTGTTCCAGACGGCACTGGCCAAAACGGCAGGCGAAGCGGCGGATGTCGCCCAATCCATGCTGGTCACCGCCTGGAACACAGCGATTGCCGGTGGCGGCATGGCCGGCGGCGTGCTGCTCGAACGGCTGGGCGTCGGCGCGTTCGCACCGGCCTTGCTGGTGTTGCTGGCGGCAACGCTGGTGGTGGTGTGGGCGGCCAGGCGGCATGGCTTTCCCGCTCCGGCGCTGGCGGCCAGCGCATGCCCGGCGATAGCCGATCGACAGGCACAGGCGCGGCCATGA
- a CDS encoding helix-turn-helix transcriptional regulator — translation MTAFSDAFRAEVMRMARKEIKGELGNLRKILTTQRSEIAALKRDVKDLVSQVKGLNKAAACQAAPDIAQTQTTEAPTRRGRRFQFKAEALATKREQLSLTQQAMAVLLEASALSVARWERGKAMPRAAQLERIQAVLKMGKREALKKLQA, via the coding sequence ATGACAGCTTTCTCCGACGCATTCCGGGCCGAAGTCATGCGCATGGCGCGCAAGGAGATCAAGGGCGAACTGGGCAACCTGCGCAAGATCCTCACGACGCAGCGGTCCGAGATTGCGGCACTCAAGCGGGATGTGAAGGACCTGGTGTCGCAGGTGAAGGGGCTGAACAAGGCCGCAGCCTGTCAGGCCGCTCCGGATATAGCGCAGACCCAAACCACCGAGGCTCCTACGCGCAGGGGACGCCGATTCCAGTTCAAGGCCGAAGCGTTGGCAACCAAGCGTGAGCAATTGAGCCTAACGCAACAGGCCATGGCGGTGCTGCTGGAGGCCTCGGCGCTCTCCGTGGCCCGGTGGGAGCGCGGGAAGGCGATGCCGCGGGCGGCGCAGCTCGAGCGCATTCAGGCGGTGTTGAAGATGGGGAAGCGGGAGGCGTTGAAAAAACTGCAGGCCTGA
- a CDS encoding TonB-dependent receptor — protein sequence MPSSRFISPIRPIAAAMLSLVAAWAQAAPLAIDLPAQPLSTSIQQLSRQSGLSIGGNAALLEGKTAPAVLGTLEPADALRKLLQGSGLSVDFDGNKAVIRKAASVLKEVVVSSDAVAIPQEGSAELGYRPETAKTLGPLGDKPILDTPYSMTVMSADLIQNSVTATPDQLYKMNPQTQLVRPSASYTFGAVVMRGTFSRFALDDGMLGDGTDVLDIEALDRMQVLTGPTNFLYGATQPGGRVNYVYKNPTHERINDITAGSYGGSSRFVHADLGGNIDSDGVLSYRVNALTQDGDLSKDGGQKRSFIRAAVNWKPVNGMTWQGYYSYGDLENTGNVMTWSKAAGAVRPSAPDVNRNWAQPWTWTGTRVEKLGGKLDWSLNENLGIRAAYQRKNRIFKGYLATDNEINGDGTYTTTYWAGGRQTYDVDTGYLYLDYSANILGARNKLTVAYAGYDYDQTVEAATRITPLTLGTTAMGNHDTYPKPEFTTSMAEGWSYLNRYKTYTVGNELSMGNWSVLASLSYTKIKAGYPDGSDTYDKGKISPTGALIYKLNDRLSTYVSYAEALDRGNIAGTTYNGLPVTNANTVQEPTVSKQVEIGAKADVGGLLLGGALFRLDQASTRYLDNGNGTYTFATDGKQRFTGVELTAVGRPMPRLTVFGGLTLMKAEVVSANAATAASPSTKGYVPWGIAQQMAKLTVEYDVASVPGLTLTGGAYYTGKSYADNYEMDKLAGYTLFDAGLRYGTKFAATPITLRLSATNLTNKSYWMWAGQNAATAPRSLALSVTARF from the coding sequence ATGCCTTCCTCGCGCTTCATCTCTCCTATCCGCCCCATTGCGGCGGCCATGCTTTCGCTGGTGGCCGCATGGGCCCAGGCAGCGCCCCTGGCCATCGATCTGCCAGCCCAGCCGCTGAGCACCTCGATCCAGCAGCTTTCGCGCCAATCGGGGCTGTCCATCGGCGGCAACGCCGCGCTGCTCGAAGGCAAGACCGCGCCCGCCGTCCTCGGCACGCTGGAGCCCGCCGATGCCTTGCGCAAGCTGCTGCAGGGCAGCGGGCTGAGCGTGGATTTCGACGGCAACAAGGCCGTCATCCGGAAGGCCGCATCCGTGCTGAAGGAGGTGGTGGTCTCCAGCGACGCCGTGGCGATACCGCAGGAAGGGAGCGCGGAGCTTGGGTATCGGCCCGAGACGGCCAAGACTCTCGGCCCACTGGGCGATAAACCGATTCTGGACACGCCCTATTCGATGACCGTGATGTCGGCCGATCTGATCCAGAACAGCGTAACGGCGACGCCTGACCAGCTCTACAAGATGAATCCCCAGACCCAGTTGGTCAGACCGTCAGCGTCTTACACGTTCGGTGCTGTCGTAATGCGCGGCACGTTTTCCCGCTTCGCGCTCGATGACGGCATGCTTGGCGATGGCACCGATGTCCTCGACATCGAGGCGCTCGACCGCATGCAGGTGCTCACGGGGCCAACGAACTTCCTCTATGGTGCGACGCAGCCCGGCGGCCGCGTCAATTACGTCTACAAGAACCCGACGCACGAGCGAATCAACGACATCACGGCCGGCAGCTACGGCGGCTCCAGCCGTTTCGTCCATGCCGATCTGGGCGGGAACATCGACAGCGACGGGGTGCTGTCCTACCGCGTCAACGCCCTGACTCAGGATGGCGACCTCTCCAAGGATGGCGGGCAAAAGCGCTCCTTCATTCGCGCCGCCGTCAATTGGAAGCCGGTCAATGGCATGACATGGCAGGGCTATTACTCGTATGGCGATTTGGAGAATACGGGCAATGTGATGACGTGGAGCAAGGCTGCGGGCGCGGTTCGCCCCTCGGCTCCGGACGTCAACAGGAACTGGGCCCAGCCGTGGACCTGGACTGGCACCCGCGTCGAAAAATTGGGTGGCAAGCTCGACTGGAGCCTCAACGAGAACCTTGGCATTCGGGCGGCGTACCAGCGCAAAAACCGCATCTTCAAGGGATATCTGGCAACGGATAACGAGATCAATGGCGATGGAACCTACACAACGACATATTGGGCAGGTGGGCGACAAACCTATGACGTCGATACCGGATACCTGTACTTGGATTACAGCGCGAACATCCTGGGTGCCCGGAACAAGCTCACGGTAGCTTATGCCGGTTACGACTACGATCAGACAGTCGAAGCCGCTACGCGAATCACACCGCTCACGCTCGGCACAACGGCGATGGGCAACCACGACACTTACCCCAAACCGGAGTTCACCACGTCGATGGCTGAGGGATGGAGTTATCTCAATCGCTATAAAACCTATACGGTTGGCAATGAGCTCAGTATGGGCAATTGGTCGGTATTGGCAAGCCTCAGCTACACAAAGATCAAAGCAGGCTATCCCGATGGCAGCGATACGTACGACAAGGGAAAGATTTCCCCGACGGGCGCGCTGATCTACAAACTCAACGACAGGCTGTCCACTTATGTGAGCTACGCCGAAGCGCTCGACAGGGGCAACATTGCTGGCACAACCTACAACGGTTTGCCCGTTACCAACGCAAACACCGTGCAGGAACCGACGGTCAGCAAACAGGTCGAGATCGGCGCCAAGGCGGATGTCGGCGGCCTGTTGCTCGGTGGGGCACTGTTTCGCCTAGACCAGGCATCAACGCGCTATCTCGACAACGGCAACGGCACCTATACCTTTGCGACCGACGGGAAGCAGCGCTTCACCGGCGTCGAACTGACGGCCGTTGGGCGCCCGATGCCACGGCTGACCGTATTCGGGGGACTCACCCTGATGAAGGCGGAAGTGGTATCGGCCAATGCAGCGACGGCCGCCAGCCCCAGCACCAAGGGCTATGTGCCCTGGGGCATCGCGCAGCAGATGGCCAAACTCACCGTTGAATACGACGTGGCCTCCGTCCCCGGCCTGACGCTAACAGGCGGCGCGTACTACACAGGCAAGTCGTATGCCGACAACTATGAGATGGACAAGCTGGCAGGCTACACCCTGTTCGACGCGGGTCTACGCTATGGGACGAAGTTCGCCGCAACCCCGATAACGCTGCGGCTCAGCGCCACCAACCTCACCAACAAGAGCTACTGGATGTGGGCGGGCCAGAACGCAGCGACCGCCCCACGTTCGCTGGCTTTAAGCGTCACCGCACGATTCTGA
- a CDS encoding beta-lactamase family protein: MTNPPVFLRQSAPPAHLGTRIHSAIQQALNDQRLVGAVILVARDGELIHQQAAGFADRESARPMTAETVFRLASVSKPIVSTAALALVAQGRLDLDADIGRWLPEFQPRLADGRSARITVRQLLSHTAGLGYRFFEADAAGPYARAGVSDGMDASGISLEENLRRLATVPLLYEPGTAWGYSLATDVLGALIARVHGTPLDEAVRQLVTGPLDMADTGFAARDPQRVATVYVNGTPQPHRLSEGETVSAFEGTVGIAYSPSRIFDPQAFPSGGAGMAGTAQDLLRLLEALRQGSGVLLPSEWAAEMARDQTEGRELPDAPGFGFGLGFSVLRDPALAASPESAGTWRWGGAYGHSWFVDRAQGLSVVAFTNTLYEGMSGRFVTDLRDAVYGALEVR; this comes from the coding sequence ATGACGAATCCTCCAGTTTTCCTGCGCCAAAGCGCTCCGCCGGCGCACCTCGGTACGCGCATTCACAGCGCCATTCAGCAGGCGCTTAACGACCAGCGGCTGGTCGGTGCCGTGATCCTCGTGGCGCGTGACGGCGAACTGATCCACCAGCAGGCCGCCGGCTTCGCCGACCGCGAAAGCGCGCGGCCGATGACCGCGGAAACGGTGTTCCGGCTGGCCTCGGTGAGCAAGCCCATCGTCTCCACTGCGGCCCTGGCGCTGGTGGCGCAAGGCCGCCTCGACCTCGACGCGGACATCGGGCGCTGGCTGCCCGAATTCCAACCCCGGCTGGCCGACGGCCGCTCGGCACGCATCACGGTGCGGCAACTGCTCAGCCATACGGCCGGTCTCGGCTACCGCTTCTTCGAGGCCGACGCAGCCGGCCCCTACGCACGGGCCGGCGTGTCGGACGGCATGGATGCGTCCGGTATCAGCCTGGAGGAGAACCTGCGCCGCCTCGCCACCGTGCCGCTGCTGTACGAACCGGGCACGGCCTGGGGCTATTCGTTGGCGACGGATGTGCTGGGCGCGCTGATCGCGCGCGTCCACGGCACGCCGCTGGACGAGGCGGTGCGCCAACTCGTGACCGGCCCGCTGGACATGGCCGATACCGGCTTTGCCGCACGCGATCCCCAGCGCGTGGCGACCGTCTACGTGAACGGCACACCGCAGCCGCATCGGCTGAGCGAGGGCGAGACGGTCTCGGCCTTCGAGGGCACCGTGGGCATCGCCTACAGCCCCTCCCGCATCTTCGATCCGCAGGCATTTCCTTCGGGCGGCGCAGGCATGGCGGGGACGGCGCAAGACCTGCTGCGCCTGCTGGAAGCCCTGCGCCAGGGCAGCGGTGTGCTGCTGCCCAGCGAATGGGCCGCGGAGATGGCGCGGGATCAAACGGAGGGCCGGGAACTGCCCGATGCGCCTGGCTTCGGCTTCGGACTGGGGTTCTCGGTCTTGCGCGACCCGGCATTGGCCGCTTCCCCCGAATCGGCAGGCACCTGGCGCTGGGGCGGCGCCTACGGCCATTCCTGGTTCGTGGATCGGGCGCAGGGCCTGAGCGTCGTGGCCTTCACCAACACGCTGTACGAAGGCATGTCCGGCCGCTTCGTCACCGACCTGCGCGATGCCGTCTATGGCGCGCTGGAGGTGCGGTGA
- a CDS encoding LysR family transcriptional regulator: protein MGSLNGLVVFVQVAEVRSFVAAGRLLGVSASAVGKSVARLEEKLGVRLFHRSTRSVTLTAEGTLFLERSRRILAESEAAELELSQASTAPRGRLRVSLPLVSSLVLPVLGEFMHEYPEIELDLDFTDRMVDVIKEGFDAVVRTGEPADSRLTARMLGSFRSVLVASPGYLELRGTPQVPADLLLHTCLHYRFPNSGKLEAWALQQEPGAPELQLPTSMICNNIETRVCFALQGLGIAYLPDFAIRAPLADGRLQPILAGHVERAGVFHVLWPASRHPSPKVRALVDFLCARVFPASVDKPGAKPRRLVNR from the coding sequence ATGGGCAGCCTGAACGGCTTGGTGGTGTTTGTGCAGGTTGCCGAGGTGCGCAGCTTCGTCGCGGCGGGCCGGCTGCTGGGCGTGTCGGCCTCGGCCGTCGGCAAGAGCGTGGCGCGGCTGGAAGAGAAGCTGGGGGTGCGCCTGTTCCACCGCAGCACGCGCAGCGTCACGTTGACCGCCGAGGGCACGCTGTTCCTGGAGCGCAGCCGCCGCATCCTGGCCGAGAGCGAAGCGGCGGAACTGGAGCTGTCGCAAGCCAGCACGGCGCCCCGTGGCCGCTTGCGCGTGAGTCTTCCACTGGTCAGCTCGCTGGTACTGCCGGTACTTGGCGAGTTCATGCACGAGTACCCCGAGATTGAGTTGGATCTGGACTTCACCGACCGGATGGTCGATGTGATCAAGGAAGGTTTCGACGCGGTGGTACGCACGGGCGAGCCGGCCGACTCTCGCCTCACTGCGCGCATGTTGGGCTCCTTCCGCTCGGTGCTGGTCGCTTCGCCTGGCTACCTGGAGCTGCGGGGGACACCCCAAGTACCTGCCGATCTGCTGCTGCACACCTGCCTGCATTACCGCTTCCCCAATAGCGGCAAGCTGGAGGCTTGGGCGTTGCAACAGGAACCCGGCGCACCGGAGCTGCAATTGCCCACCTCGATGATCTGCAACAACATCGAGACGCGCGTGTGCTTTGCGCTGCAAGGGCTGGGGATCGCCTACCTGCCGGACTTCGCTATCCGCGCGCCATTGGCCGATGGCCGGCTTCAGCCCATCCTCGCTGGCCATGTGGAGCGCGCCGGCGTCTTCCACGTGCTCTGGCCTGCGAGCAGGCACCCCTCTCCGAAGGTGCGGGCGCTGGTCGACTTCCTGTGCGCACGAGTGTTTCCAGCTTCTGTGGACAAGCCCGGAGCGAAACCTCGGCGCCTGGTCAACCGATAG
- a CDS encoding ABC transporter substrate-binding protein, with product MAGIAAIACLMALRPPQPPTPELPGPVRQVTDMQGQPVLLSGLPRSVMVFPPVLWDYLTADGEEGHVTAIAGYLQKEAQATLLGSVFPGLRTTNMAQARIGAVPLGAEQTLLEQPDLVLTWSWFADALAQIRYPGLVRIEGDETAGMRTIYQLFGALSGKSRAVDTLLAQHARAMDELGRSIPPAPRPVKVALMATPEFVLPVKSADILQTLDWLGARDAGAGLPQRNGPVNVETLFVLDPDFIFLPSYKSGAQLAPADLYADPRLKPLSAIRQRQVYRMPGGVARMSGPVEAPLLAQWMAELINPAAQLRQPLRAAMRDAYRTAFSYDACEDDIDEVLRIGENRASSGYRRFARDAVWPKSPQPRPE from the coding sequence GTGGCCGGCATTGCGGCCATCGCCTGCCTGATGGCGCTGCGGCCGCCGCAACCGCCGACGCCCGAATTGCCCGGGCCTGTGCGGCAAGTCACCGACATGCAGGGACAGCCGGTGCTGCTCAGCGGCCTGCCTCGTTCGGTGATGGTCTTTCCACCGGTGCTGTGGGATTACCTCACGGCCGATGGCGAAGAGGGGCATGTCACGGCCATTGCCGGCTACCTGCAAAAAGAGGCGCAGGCAACGCTGCTGGGCAGCGTGTTTCCTGGCTTGCGCACCACCAACATGGCACAGGCGCGCATCGGCGCGGTGCCGCTTGGCGCGGAGCAGACCTTGCTGGAGCAGCCCGATCTCGTGCTGACCTGGTCATGGTTTGCCGACGCCCTGGCGCAAATCCGCTACCCGGGGCTGGTTCGGATCGAGGGCGATGAAACGGCAGGCATGCGGACGATATACCAGTTGTTCGGCGCGCTCAGTGGCAAGTCAAGGGCTGTCGATACCTTGCTGGCCCAGCATGCACGGGCAATGGACGAGCTCGGCCGTTCCATACCGCCCGCGCCGCGGCCGGTGAAGGTGGCCCTGATGGCAACGCCGGAGTTCGTCCTGCCGGTCAAAAGTGCGGACATTCTCCAAACCCTGGACTGGCTCGGCGCGCGCGATGCGGGCGCTGGCCTGCCGCAGCGCAACGGCCCGGTCAATGTCGAAACGCTGTTCGTGCTCGACCCCGATTTCATTTTTCTCCCCAGTTACAAGAGCGGCGCGCAGCTTGCCCCCGCCGACCTGTATGCCGACCCTCGGCTCAAGCCGCTCTCGGCGATCAGGCAGCGCCAGGTCTACCGGATGCCTGGCGGCGTGGCCCGCATGAGCGGGCCGGTAGAAGCGCCGTTGCTGGCGCAATGGATGGCCGAGCTGATTAATCCGGCCGCGCAACTGCGGCAGCCTTTGCGCGCGGCCATGCGCGATGCCTACCGCACGGCCTTCAGCTATGACGCCTGCGAAGACGACATCGACGAGGTGCTGCGCATCGGCGAGAACCGTGCGTCGTCCGGTTATCGGCGCTTTGCGCGGGACGCGGTTTGGCCAAAGAGCCCGCAGCCACGGCCGGAATAA
- a CDS encoding MFS transporter, protein MNGTRPLFFIALGLFGLYAVEFGVVGILPAIVQRHGVSVAQAGGLVALFAGVVAVCGPAMVLWLSRFDRRKVLAGSLLVFSLCSLLSAWAPSFGGLMALRVPPALLHPVFFSVAFAAAVSLYPPERAAHATSMAFLGTTLGLVLGVPLATWIEARVSYEAAFYFCAAVNLTAAAGLWIMLPSRPEAQAATPVRPLAVLRRPAVWLSIATAVCVFAAMFSVYSYAAEYLARQARLGSEAISLLLAVFGVGGVLGNLLAGRALGRRLAWTVLGYPVTLAAAYGVLLVFASPSFAAMLPICLLWGAAHTSGLIVSQMWMSSAAPEAPEFATSLYVSAANLGVVLGASAGGGFIDAAGMRGTVWSGWLFAALALATVLARKPWRASEAA, encoded by the coding sequence ATGAACGGCACCCGGCCATTGTTCTTCATCGCACTGGGCCTATTCGGCCTGTATGCCGTCGAGTTCGGCGTGGTCGGCATCCTTCCGGCCATCGTCCAGCGCCATGGCGTCAGCGTGGCGCAAGCGGGCGGGCTGGTCGCGCTGTTCGCGGGCGTGGTCGCGGTGTGCGGGCCGGCCATGGTGCTGTGGCTGTCGCGCTTCGACCGGCGCAAGGTGCTGGCCGGTTCGCTGCTGGTCTTCAGCCTGTGCAGCCTGCTATCGGCCTGGGCGCCCAGCTTCGGGGGGCTGATGGCGCTGCGCGTGCCGCCGGCGCTGCTGCACCCGGTGTTCTTCTCGGTGGCCTTCGCTGCGGCCGTGTCGCTGTACCCGCCGGAACGTGCCGCGCACGCCACATCGATGGCGTTCCTCGGCACCACGCTGGGGCTGGTGCTGGGCGTGCCCCTGGCGACCTGGATTGAGGCCAGGGTGTCCTACGAGGCGGCGTTCTACTTCTGCGCGGCAGTCAACCTGACCGCCGCCGCCGGACTCTGGATCATGCTGCCATCCAGGCCCGAGGCGCAGGCGGCCACGCCGGTACGACCGCTGGCCGTCCTGCGCAGACCCGCGGTGTGGCTCTCGATCGCGACGGCGGTGTGCGTGTTCGCCGCGATGTTCTCCGTCTACAGCTACGCCGCCGAATACCTGGCGCGGCAGGCGCGCCTGGGCAGCGAGGCGATCAGCCTGCTGCTGGCGGTCTTCGGCGTGGGCGGCGTGCTTGGCAACCTGCTGGCCGGGCGTGCGCTGGGACGCCGGCTCGCCTGGACTGTGCTGGGCTATCCCGTGACGCTGGCGGCCGCCTATGGCGTGCTGCTGGTGTTCGCTTCGCCGTCTTTCGCGGCCATGCTGCCGATCTGCCTGCTGTGGGGCGCAGCGCACACCAGCGGTTTGATCGTGAGCCAGATGTGGATGAGCTCGGCGGCGCCCGAGGCGCCCGAGTTTGCCACCAGCCTCTATGTCTCGGCGGCCAACCTCGGCGTGGTGCTGGGGGCGTCGGCCGGCGGCGGTTTCATCGACGCGGCAGGAATGCGGGGAACGGTCTGGAGCGGCTGGCTGTTTGCGGCGTTGGCGCTGGCCACCGTACTGGCCAGAAAGCCCTGGCGGGCAAGCGAGGCCGCATGA